Proteins found in one Apostichopus japonicus isolate 1M-3 chromosome 16, ASM3797524v1, whole genome shotgun sequence genomic segment:
- the LOC139983652 gene encoding 26S proteasome non-ATPase regulatory subunit 2-like, with translation MADDKKPETTSEKKEEKKQDEEEENEMSEEDKQLEEELTMLVERLQEKDTSLYKPALEQLRQQIRASTSSMTSVPKPLKFLRKHYDTLKEIYENMPAGENKRFCADVVSVLGMTMSDSRDCLKYRILGSKEDIGSWGHEYVRHLAGEIGRAWTDLEDPNTAPEKEQLLKLATEIIPYHMSHNAEAEACDLLMEMEKLDLLEAFVDESAFPRVCLYLVSCVNYVPEPEDSILLKTALSILRKFKRYPEALRLAIRLNDMDLITDIFTNCPDKHVQKQLAYMLGCQQIFLESAEELDDGEELVEIMSNSQLNTHFLSLARELDIMDPKVPEDIYKSHLENSRPTFGGTGQVDSARQNLASSFVNGLVNCGFGKDKLITEDGNKWIYKNKEQGMLSTTASLGLVLLWDVDGGLTQIDKYLYSSEDYIKAGALLACGIVNSGVRNECDPALALLSDFVLHNNMSMRLGSILGLGLAYAGSNREDVISLILPALSDPKSTMEVIGVTALSAGMITVGSCNGEVTSTILQTLMEKGASELKDTFARFLALGVGLTFLGKQEAVDATLATLDVLPEPFKLFAHTLVEVCAYAGTGNVLKIQHLLHICSEHIEAKEKDEKEKDKKEGDKKDADKKTEDTVEHLAAHQAAAVLGIALISMGEEIGSEMSLRSFGHLLRYGEPVIRRSVPLALGLLSVSNPKLQILDTLSKFSHDTDSEVAHNAIFALGIVGAGTNNARLAAMLRQLAQYHAKDPANLFMVRLAQGLTHLGKGTLTLCPYHSDRQLLSQVSLAGLLATTVACLDVKTTILGRSHYLMYSLVTAMRPRMLVTFDEELRPLPVQVRVGQSVDVVGQAGKPKTITGFQTHTTPVLLAYGERAELATEEYLPLTPIVEGFVILRKNPDFEQDA, from the exons ATGGCAGATGACAAGAAACCAGAAACTACAAGTgagaagaaagaagagaaaaagcaagatgaagaagaagaaaatgaaatg TCAGAAGAAGACAAACAATTGGAGGAGGAGCTGACAATGTTGGTGGAGAGACTACAG GAAAAGGATACCTCCCTCTACAAGCCTGCTCTGGAACAGCTCAGACAACAGATCAGGGCCTCTACCAGCAGCATGACCTCTGTCCCCAAACCTTTGAAGTTCCTCCGAAAGCATTATGACACATTGaaggaaatttatgaaaatatgcCTGCTGGGGAAAATAAG CGATTTTGTGCTGACGTTGTTTCAGTTCTAGGTATGACCATGAGTGATTCTAGAGACTGTTTGAAGTACAGAATTTTAGGCTCTAAGGAAGATATCGGCTCCTGGGGTCATGAATATGTCAG ACATCTAGCAGGCGAGATCGGCCGGGCCTGGACAGACCTAGAGGACCCTAACACAGCTCCAGAGAAGGAGCAGCTCCTGAAGCTAGCTACGGAGATCATACCTTACCACATGAGTCATAATGCAGAGGCGGAGGCCTGTGACCTCCTCATGGAGATGGAGAAGCTAGACTTGCTGGAGGCTTTTGTGGATGAGAGTGCATTCCCCAGGGTCTGCTTGTACCTGGTCAG CTGTGTAAACTATGTCCCGGAACCAGAGGATTCCATCCTCTTGAAGACTGCCCTCTCCATCCTTCGTAAATTCAAGAGGTACCCGGAAGCCTTACGACTCGCCATCCGGCTCAACGATATGGATCTAATAACAGACATATTTACTAATTGTCCAGACAA ACATGTACAGAAACAGCTAGCCTATATGTTAGGCTGCCAGCAGATCTTCTTGGAGTCGGCCGAGGAGCTTGACGACGGCGAAGAACTGGTAGAGATTATGTCCAACAGTCAGTTGAATACGCACTTTCTGTCTCTGGCAAGAGAG CTTGATATTATGGATCCCAAAGTACCAGAAGATATTTATAAAAGTCATCTTGAGAACAGCA GGCCAACATTTGGTGGAACCGGTCAGGTAGATTCGGCTCGTCAGAATCTGGCATCTTCCTTTGTCAACGGTCTGGTCAACTGCGGCTTCGGAAAAGACAAACTCATAACCGAGGATGGAAATAAATGGATTTATAAGAACAAAGAACAAG GTATGCTGAGTACTACTGCCTCGTTAGGCTTGGTCCTTCTTTGGGATGTCGATGGAGGTCTGACGCAGATTGACAAATATCTCTACTCATCTGAGGATTATATTAAG GCAGGAGCTCTGTTGGCCTGTGGTATCGTTAATTCTGGTGTCAGGAATGAATGTGATCCAGCCCTGGCTCTCTTATCTGATTTTGTTCTGCACAACAATATGTCTATGAGGCTTGGGTCAATACTAGG GCTCGGACTTGCGTACGCTGGATCTAACAGAGAAGATGTTATCAGTTTGATACTTCCGGCTCTGTCTGACCCAAAGTCAACAATGGAG GTGATTGGAGTGACTGCCCTGTCGGCCGGCATGATCACTGTAGGTTCTTGCAATGGGGAGGTGACCTCCACCATCCTCCAGACGCTGATGGAAAAGGGAGCTTCTGAGCTCAAAGATACCTTCGCTAGATTCTTGGCTCTTGGAGTTGGACTTACATTCCTAG GTAAACAAGAGGCGGTGGACGCTACTCTCGCTACCCTAGATGTTCTTCCAGAACCCTTTAAACTTTTTGCTCACACTCTGGTTGAAGTTTGTGCATATGCAG GTACGGGCAACGTGTTGAAGATCCAGCACCTGTTACACATCTGCAGCGAACACATCGAAGCAAAGGAGAAAGACGAGAAGGAGAAAGACAAGAAGGAAGGAGACAAGAAGGACGCAGATAAGAAGACAGAGGACACAGTGGAACATCTGGCTGCCCACCAAGCAGCTGCTGTGCTGGGCATCGCTCTCATTTCAATGGGAGAAGAAATAGGATCGGAGATGTCACTCAGGTCTTTTGGCCATCTT CTCCGTTACGGTGAGCCAGTCATTCGGAGGTCTGTTCCACTAGCACTCGGTCTCCTCTCAGTATCAAATCCCAAGCTTCAAATTCTGGACACGCTTAGCAAGTTTTCTCACGACACAGACTCGGAGGTGGCCCACAATGCAATATTTGCACTCGGCATTGTAGGAGCAG GGACCAACAACGCAAGGCTTGCAGCAATGCTCCGTCAGTTGGCCCAGTACCATGCCAAGGACCCAGCAAACTTATTCATGGTCCGATTGGCCCAAGGTCTTACCCACCTGGGTAAAGGAACTCTAACCCTCTGCCCGTACCACAGTGATCGCCAGCTTCTCAGTCAAGTATCCCTGGCGGGGCTTCTAGCTACCACAGTAGCATGCTTGGATGTTAAGACCA CAATTCTCGGAAGAAGTCATTACCTGATGTACAGTCTGGTCACAGCCATGAGACCAAGGATGTTGGTTACGTTCGATGAGGAATTGCGACCTCTCCCAGTACAAGTCAGGGTCGGGCAG TCCGTGGATGTCGTAGGTCAAGCCGGCAAGCCGAAGACGATAACCGGTTTCCAAACACACACTACTCCAGTCCTACTGGCTTATGGAGAGAGAGCTGAATTAGCCACTGAAGAAT ATCTTCCTTTAACGCCGATTGTGGAAGGGTTTGTGATCCTGAGGAAGAATCCCGACTTTGAACAAGACGCATAG
- the LOC139983664 gene encoding uncharacterized protein isoform X1, which yields MHWLGQDSTENTARCSSDKIKGAMNILNQHLPRPGLEVSRELQKLMLRMKGEFMLEDGHSVDYHRLKEGDLFKSYEMKAVDLQHVDLTSLKENERKAFFINIYNALTIHGLAKCPTLPRSVLDVEKFWRSTGYIISGDEYSLDDIEHGVLRGNRPHPSSPELFFKDGDSRLQFVMSSLDPRVHFALVCGAKSCPPISVYSGTNIDSALDAATKSYLGSEVTVDDEKEVISLPKLLQWYRTDFGQTSQEVIRWTLPFLDEAKKKKIEHILNKSDSSEVLVSYNDYNWHLNSVE from the exons ATGCATTGGCTGGGCCAAGACAGCACAGAGAACACAG CTAGATGTTCATCTGACAAGATTAAAGGAgctatgaatatattaaatcaacACTTACCTCGCCCTGGCCTGGAGGTCTCTAGGGAATTACAAAAACTAATGTTGAG GATGAAAGGAGAGTTTATGCTGGAAGATGGCCATAGTGTAGATTATCATCGGTTGAAAGAGGGTGACCTCTTTAAAAGTTATGAGATGAAAGCAGTTGACTTACAGCATGTTGACCTGACCTCTTTGAAAGAGAATGAAAGAAAAGCATTTTTCATCA ATATTTATAATGCATTAACAATTCACGGTCTTGCCAAATGCCCAACCTTGCCAAGGTCAGTGTTGGATGTGGAGAAGTTTTGGAGGAGCACAGGATACATCATTAGTggagatgaatattcattagatgACATTGAACATGGTGTTTTGAGAG GCAACAGACCACACCCATCATCTCCAGAGCTCTTCTTCAAAGATGGCGACTCAAGACTTCAGTTTGTCATGAGTTCGCTCGATCCAAGAGTTCATTTTGCATTGGTGTGCGGAGCTAAG TCTTGTCCACCCATTTCTGTTTATTCTGGGACAAATATTGACAGTGCATTGGATGCTGCTACCAAAAGTTACCTCGGATCAGAAGTGACAGTTGATGATGAGAAAGAAGTA ATTTCTTTGCCTAAGTTGCTACAGTGGTACAGAACAGATTTTGGACAAACATCGCAGGAAGTTATTAG GTGGACTTTACCTTTCCTCGATGAagccaaaaagaagaaaattgaaCATATTTTGAACAAGTCTGATTCTTCAGAGGTCCTTGTCTCCTATAATGACTACAACTGGCATTTAAACAGTGTAGAATGA
- the LOC139983664 gene encoding uncharacterized protein isoform X2, translating into MNILNQHLPRPGLEVSRELQKLMLRMKGEFMLEDGHSVDYHRLKEGDLFKSYEMKAVDLQHVDLTSLKENERKAFFINIYNALTIHGLAKCPTLPRSVLDVEKFWRSTGYIISGDEYSLDDIEHGVLRGNRPHPSSPELFFKDGDSRLQFVMSSLDPRVHFALVCGAKSCPPISVYSGTNIDSALDAATKSYLGSEVTVDDEKEVISLPKLLQWYRTDFGQTSQEVIRWTLPFLDEAKKKKIEHILNKSDSSEVLVSYNDYNWHLNSVE; encoded by the exons atgaatatattaaatcaacACTTACCTCGCCCTGGCCTGGAGGTCTCTAGGGAATTACAAAAACTAATGTTGAG GATGAAAGGAGAGTTTATGCTGGAAGATGGCCATAGTGTAGATTATCATCGGTTGAAAGAGGGTGACCTCTTTAAAAGTTATGAGATGAAAGCAGTTGACTTACAGCATGTTGACCTGACCTCTTTGAAAGAGAATGAAAGAAAAGCATTTTTCATCA ATATTTATAATGCATTAACAATTCACGGTCTTGCCAAATGCCCAACCTTGCCAAGGTCAGTGTTGGATGTGGAGAAGTTTTGGAGGAGCACAGGATACATCATTAGTggagatgaatattcattagatgACATTGAACATGGTGTTTTGAGAG GCAACAGACCACACCCATCATCTCCAGAGCTCTTCTTCAAAGATGGCGACTCAAGACTTCAGTTTGTCATGAGTTCGCTCGATCCAAGAGTTCATTTTGCATTGGTGTGCGGAGCTAAG TCTTGTCCACCCATTTCTGTTTATTCTGGGACAAATATTGACAGTGCATTGGATGCTGCTACCAAAAGTTACCTCGGATCAGAAGTGACAGTTGATGATGAGAAAGAAGTA ATTTCTTTGCCTAAGTTGCTACAGTGGTACAGAACAGATTTTGGACAAACATCGCAGGAAGTTATTAG GTGGACTTTACCTTTCCTCGATGAagccaaaaagaagaaaattgaaCATATTTTGAACAAGTCTGATTCTTCAGAGGTCCTTGTCTCCTATAATGACTACAACTGGCATTTAAACAGTGTAGAATGA
- the LOC139983659 gene encoding uncharacterized protein — protein sequence MMADKSNNYRTVLADVADELTDNEAKDLAFELVIPRGERCKINNGRTLIDVMEKHEMVSEDNVDQLLKLLRKRCCNVAATKLEGYKQTQNTSTQQGAVSHADTCDSPSGQEQTSSDRHQMDRVPRPNWFFSTHDMLTGPKLKRREGNEKDKVTQRGAVSHADTCDSPSGKEQTSSDRCQTKSLLRPNWLFSTHDMCTGPNIQDRFQMHLHPCSMDWFTPMYGTLTEPKLKRREGNEKDKVTQQGAVSHVDTCDSPSGKEQTSSDRCQMNPLLSLHLHFSTDDMCTEPKLKRREGNEKDKERLNELIGEKVLKFEVHDEYNLNYEETEEFISKMAAKKDHNDCFFCCFIFDLIMEWISSSLETARALA from the exons ATGATGGCTGATAAAAGTAACAACTATAGGACTGTGTTAGCAGATGTTGCTGATGAGCTGACAGATAACGAAGCAAAGGATTTGGCATTTGAACTAGTCATTCCTCGTGGCGAGCGTTGCAAGATCAACAATGGAAGAACGTTAATTGACGTGATGGAGAAACATGAAATGGTCTCAGAGGACAACGTCGATCAGTTGTTGAAACTACTAAGAAAACGATGTTGCAATGTTGCTGCAACCAAATTGGAAGGCTACAAACAAACTCAAAACACCA GTACCCAACAGGGAGCAGTAAGCCACGCGGATACTTGTGACTCTCCTTCGGGCCAAGAGCAAACCTCTAGTGACAGACACCAGATGGATCGAGTTCCCAGGCCAAACTGGTTCTTTTCGACACATGATATGTTAACTGGACCCAAGCTCAAAAGAAGGGAAGGGAACGAAAAGGATAAAG TTACACAAAGGGGAGCAGTAAGCCACGCGGATACTTGTGACTCTCCTTCGGGCAAAGAGCAAACCTCAAGTGACAGATGCCAGACGAAATCACTTCTCAGGCCAAACTGGCTCTTTTCGACACATGATATGTGTACTGGACCCAACATTCAAGACAGATTCCAGATGCATCTACACCCCTGCAGTATGGACTGGTTTACTCCGATGTATGGTACTCTTACTGAACCCAAGCTCAAAAGAAGGGAAGGGAACGAAAAGGATAAAG TTACCCAACAGGGAGCAGTAAGCCACGTGGATACTTGTGACTCTCCTTCGGGCAAAGAGCAAACCTCAAGTGACAGATGCCAGATGAATCCATTACTCAGCCTCCACTTGCACTTTTCGACAGATGATATGTGTACTGAACCCAAGCTCAAAAGAAGGGAAGGGAACGAAAAGGATAAAG AAAGACTAAACGAATTGATTGGAGAAAAAGTACTGAAATTTGAAGTTCACGATGAATACAATCTGAATTATGAAGAGACAGAGGAATTTATTTCCAAGATGGCTGCCAAGAAAGACCATAATGACTGTTTCTTCTGCTGTTTCATATTTGATCTGATCATGGAATGG ATAAGTTCAAGCCTCGAAACTGCGAGGGCCTTAGCATAA